The Nostoc sp. 'Peltigera membranacea cyanobiont' N6 genome contains the following window.
TTCTACTTACGTACTAAGTTGAGAAGTTCTTTAGGAGAAGCAAGCAAGTCAATCGCTACGAAGAAGATTTTGCCTTGGGGATCGAGCAAAAACCGCCATGCAATATTCATTCCTACACTCGCACCGAACCAAGGGGTTTGAACTTTACCTGTGACTTTAACTTGAGTATAGTTATCTTCCACTGGCTCAGATATACCACGCTCTGGTATCATCTTTAATCCCTGGCATTCTTCACGCATATAAGCGCGGATTCCATCTTGACCAATAATTGGTCTTTCAAAAGGAGGTTGCAAAGCACCTTCAGAAGTAAACAGAGCAACAGCAGCATCAAAGTCGTTGGCATTCATGTTGTTGATATAGCCAAGCACTGTGGGGTTGGCGATCCCCTCAATGGTGACTTTAGTCCGAAATGCTGGTGCAGTGGGTGGAGACACAGGCTCTGAGACTTTTTTGTAACTACCGGGAGCATTCGGGTCAAATCCCATGCTCACTACAGTATTGCGAAGAATTGTAATTTGTTGACCGGAATCAGCATTCCTGATTGCTTCTAATACATCAGCAGCCTTGGCAGAAAGTTTGTAGCCTTCTGGAATAGGAGCGACAATTCCCTGAGCCATCCATTCTCCTAATTGATACCAAAAGCCCAACTTGATGTTCACGGTGAAGGATGCATAGGAACGACAGAGGGGAGAGTCAGCACGGTTAGCTAAATCATACATAACTCGTGTTTGAGCCTCGAAAGGCATCTGCTTAATTTGTTCGAGTAAGCCTTGTGCGAGGATCATGTTAGCTGCTCCGGGAGCGGCAACCGTAATACTTCTACCCATCTCGGTATAAGCAAACCAGAGTAATGCTAGTTGATCTTCAGCATTGAGTTGAGAGAATGATTCGACAACTGCTGGAACAACATCAGCAACTAACGTGCCGGGAAAAATACTTTGAGCCGACTTGATGGTAAAAGACATAGCAGATATTCCCAAAAAAATTACGGTTCTATAGAATGTGAAGTCAAATGTGCAAAGACGTAGGGAAATGCGTTTAGCTGTTAATAAAGGCACTAAACAGTCTGGGTATAGGGCGTTTTAGATATGCTTTACCAAAGCTATGGGGGGTTGAGTTTGGATACTCGGCAAAGCACATTGAAGACCCAACTACATAGTTATTTAGAAAACCTTGGTTAACAGTGGTTTAACGCATTTATCTGGTTTTTGTATCTTTATGTAAAGAAACATAACAAACTCGTTACAAATAAGCAAGACTTCTTTACTTTTCCTTCGATAATTTTTGTTTATAAGAGTTATAAGTTTTAATTAAGCTCTATTCAAGATAATTGATGTCTTTGTATGCATTGACTTTCAAGAGCATTCGCATATCTTTCGATGTATCAAATTTCCACAAACAATCCTTCACTGAACTTCTTGCGCCGTCGCTTATCTTCTCGCACAAATGCAAAATACCCGACCAGAACGGTACGGTTCTCACTACTATTGGTTAGTGTCAAGTACTTGCAAAGAATATTTACAATACGTTATATTCATTTACAGATAACAAATAAAAACTTCACTATTGACTAACGCGGTCAGTTCAACAGATTTGCAATTGAACTCAAGCTTTATGTTTTGGCAATGATTGGTTTTGTCTTAACTCATTGCCTTGGAAGTTTTCACGGGACAAACTAGCTTTTAGAGAAGACTACAAATTTTCTCCAGTTGACAAATAAAACAATTTAGAGGCAAACTAATGAAAACTGATTTTGATTACCCCAGAAAAGATTTGATTGGAGCAGTGGTTTTTAGACCTGATTTCAACAACTTTGAGACCATCAATGCAAATCAAGCGTGGTCATTGTTTTTCAGTGCCGGTCAAGATGATAAGGGACTGGGACAAGAAATCGAATTAGGCAGGTTTTTTACCAACCTCTTAATCGCTATTGGAGTAACTGGAATTCTGTGGGCGGTTTACTTCAGCCAATTAGGATGAGCAAGTGAGTTCATTTCTAGTATGTGGTAAATTTAATGGAGGTCTTGGATTTGGATACCAGGACTTATTTTCACTGTTTAATACGTCTAAAAAACTCTGTTTAGCTTTGGAAAAAATTCGATGTTGATTGGATTTATAAAGCTTCCTAATTTGTCAAGGTACTGTGGATACATGGGTTTAGAAGTAGCAGAAATTGTTTCTAAACATCTGGCAGTTCAAAGTAAAACATACGTAATTCAAAATAGAAGGATATTGATAAATCAACTTTTAAAGTCTGGTCTAGATTCTCATACAGCAAATCGAACTGTTACTGTACTTGTATCAAGCCCGGTTTTACAATTAAGCAATAAAAACCAGTTGGCAATTAATTGTAAGGGATAGTAACTGTAAAGGCATTGAATAACGATATTAGAGGATGTTTGAAAGGTAGGCAATACTTTCGCCACTACTATTCCCCAGTTCAACGCAAACAGCGAATTGCTTCTAATAAACCTCTAGCTTTATTCAGCGTCTCTTCGTATTCTTTCTCTGGCTCAGAATCAGCTACCAAACCTGCACCAGCTTGCACGCTAACCGTCTTGTCATGTACTACCATTGTGCGAATTGCGATCGCAGTATTTAATTGTCCTTCAAAATCGTAATATCCATACACACCGGAATAAACACCCCGACGGCTAGACTCTAACTCGTGGATAATTTCCATCGCTCTAATCTTAGGTGCGCCGCTTACCGTACCTGCTGGGAAGGAAGCTTTCAATAAATCCCATGCTGTTTTATCAAGTGCTAATTTACCCACAACATTGCTAACAATGTGCATCACATGAGAGTAGCGCTCAACTACCATCAATTCATCAACTTTGACGCTACCATTTTGACAAACACGCCCCAAATCATTCCGTCCTAAATCTACAAGCATTACATGTTCGGCAACTTCCTTGGGATCTTCGAGTAAATCTTGAGCGAAGGCTGCATCTTCCTGGGTAGTTTTACCCCGTGGACGTGTCCCAGCAATGGGGCGTACTGTTGCTATAACTCCACCATCTGGATCGGTTTCGGCTTTTACCATCACTTCAGGACTGGAACCGATGATTTGCCAATCTTGGAAGTTAAAGTAAGCCATGTAAGGCGAAGGATTTATCTGACGTAGGGAGCGGTAAAGGGCAAAGGGATCGCCTGTGTATGCTGTTGATAATCGCTGAGAAATTACTACTTGAAAGATGTCGCCAGCTTTAATATGGTCTTTGGCCTTTTGGACGCTGGCACAAAAATCAGGGCGGGTAAAATTACTTTTATACTCCTCTGCCCCTCTGCTCCCCTGCTCCTCTGCCCCTCTGCTTCCTGGCGGGTTCCATTCCAATCGAGTTTTTTCTGGGGATAGGGGGAGAGATAGCTTTTCGAGCATTTGGGTGACGCGATCGCCTGCTTGTTGATAGGCTGCGTGTAAATCTACATTGGGGTCGCGTAAATCAGCATAAGCGATCGCCCAAATTTTCCGCTTTATCTGGTCAAAAATCAATAGGTGGTCTACCTGCATCCACAACCCATCAGGGATATTTCGTTCGTCTTGTGGATAGATTGGCACGCGCGGCTCAATCCAGTTAATCAATTCATAACCCCAAAACCCAAACAATCCGCCAATTCCCGGCGGTAGCTGTGGTAACTTGACTGGGTGATAAGGTGCTAAACATTCGGCTAAAGTTGTAAAAGGGTCGCCTGCAAAAACGACCTGCGAACCATCGCGGTTTAATTGGGTTGTGCGATCGCCCCTTGCTTCCAAAACCCAAAGCGGATCGCAACCCACTAAACTATAGCGTCCTAGTTTTTCCCCACCTTCTATGGATTCCAACAAAAAGCTATAGGGCTGACCTGCACAGACTTTATACCAAGCAGATACGGGCGTATCTAAGTCGGCTACCCATTCTTGATATACGGGTACGAAGTTGCCTTGTAGAGCTAGCTGGGAAAATTCAGAGAAATCGGGAAATACCATAAAATAGCCAAGGGATTGGGGATTGGGGATTGGAACTTGGGGATTGGAACTTGGGGCTTGGATATGGGTTTAGGGTATCTGGTATGGAGCATTGGGTATTAAGAAAACTTTTTTAGTCTCTAGTCCCAATTCCCAGTCCCTAGTTCCCAACCCCCAGTCCCCAGTCCCCAGTCCCCAACCCCCAGTCCCTAGTCCCTATACGTCGTGGGTAGCTTTACCACTAAACTTGAGTTGTGATGGATTGGGATTTTGCCCAATGCTGCGTGGGACATAACGCACTTTTTCACGACCTGCATTCACTTTTTCGGGGAACTCACCATCAGCTGGGTGAAGTAAGGTAGTTTCTCCGTTGGGTAAAATCCGGTAAATTTTGTAGTCTGTGATTTTGAATTTCCGGCGGAGTTGCTGACCGCCCAAAAAGATGCCATATTCTTTACGAGCTATATACAGCAGGTTTTCACCTTTCCGCATAGTAGCAGCACCACCTGTAGGTAATTCAAATACCTGCTCTTTCGGGCTAGTCCAAGTGATAGCGTACTTTTCTTCCACTTCTGCTTTCTTTAGCAAGCCACCAGTGCTGCCAGGAAATAGTGGGGTTTGTCCAGAGAGTGTTTCTGCCATAAAAGATGATTCTCTCAACGTTTTTAGGGAATCCTAACACTGCAACCAGGGTCGTGTTGCGATCGCGTTATAGACTGTAACAGTTTTTAGTGTTTTAGTCATTTGTCCTTTGTCATTTTTTAAAAGCCAATGCCCAATGCCCCATGCTCAATCGACAAAGGACTAATACCTATTTACTCTTGACTTTTGCCCGCTTTTCCTCATGGCTATTCTGAACAATCGGGATGGTGAAGTGAAACTGGCTACCCCGATCTTTGCCAGTTGACTCTGCCCAAATTTTTCCACCCCAGCCATTAACAATTTGACGACAAATAGCTAAACCAAGTCCAGTTCCGCCAGTGGTGCGGCGTAGCGCTCCCTCTTCCTGATAGAAGCGGTCAAAAACGACTTCTAAACGATTCGGCTCAATACCGCGTCCAGTGTCAGCCACAGTCACCTCGACCATTTGATGGCTGTTGCAAATCGCTTTAATGGTGATTTCTCCTTCAGAGGGCGTAAATTTACAAGCATTGTCCATGAGTTTTGCTAGTACCTCTACTAGCCAATCACCATCAGCCCTCACCAAAGGTAGGTTTTCGGAAATTTGAGTCTTGATTTTTGGTGGTTTTTCCGTTGAGGAACGGGGGCGATTGCGACTGAGCGCTAAATCCACACACTCTTGTAAAGTGAGAGATTCTGGATGCCATTGCACTCTACCGCTTTCTAAGTTGGAAAGTGTGAGGAAATCTTGTACCAATTTTCGCATCCGTTCTGAGTCAGAAAGCGCAGTGTTGAGCATAATCTGCTGCAACTCCAAGGGCATATCCGGCTCACTAGCGAGGCTTTCTAAGCACACTTGAATGGTGGATAGGGGGGTACGCAGTTCGTGTCCAGTGATGGCTATTAGGTTACTGCGGGTGCGGTCTAGGGCTTCTAGCTGTTGGTTAAGTTCTTCTAGGTTAGCGTAGGCTTCCGCTTGGATCAGGGCTGCTCCTACTTGGGTGGCGATCGCTTCTACCAAATCTAATTCCCCAGGTTGGCACTCGTGCGGTGGCATTCGGCAGTAGTGCAATTCCACAATGCCCAATAATCGCCCCTGATAAAATACCGGTTCCATCAGCCAAGAACGAATGGCAAACTTTTTGGCAATCAAGGAAAGTCCTGGGGAATTGTTCACACGAGGGTCATTTAGTGTATCGCTAATACAAACACCCTCGCCTTGTTGCACGATGTCCTGAAAGAGGGAATTTTTCTCTAATTCCCAAGTTTGCCCACGAACCGATAAAATACCAGGATTCAAAAACTCGTGTTCAATGATCGCTTGGCTATCTGTGGCTTGAGCGCGGTAAATTAGACAGCGACAAGCTTCTAGGTGTTGTCCTAATTCTTGTGCCGCCACTTGGAGAACTTCATGAGGATCGAGCGATCGCCGAATCGCAGTACTAATTGAGTTGACTAATCTTTCTTTTCGTGCTTGGGCAGCAATGGAACGGTAGGCTTTGTGCAATTTGTACTGACTAGCTTGCAAATAAGTTACTAAGCGCTGCACAAAGGGATCTGTATCGATGTCACAAGCATATTCGTTAAACTGTTCTGCTCCAGAGTTGCTTCGCGGCTGTCCAATGCCAAACCTCTGACGGGCCTCCTCAATTTTATTTGCCAGTTCGGGTCTGTAAACCAAAATCCTGTCTAACAGCAATTCGGCTGCTTTCAGGCTAACTCCCCTTTCCGATGTCCAAACTCCCTCAAATCTTCGGGCTGTATCTATATCCAAATTAGGGCTTAGTTCTGGTAGTTGCTTATTTTTGGCAATAGAACCAAGGCTTTCTCGACAAACGAGACAAGTTGCATAATTGTCAGCAATCACTACCAAATGCCACTCATGACTTAAACCGTCCTTTGGTTCAAAAGCGATCTTTTCGTAGTGTTCCGAACTGTTGGTAAAATCCGTTTCTGGAGCAGATAATACGTATATTTGGTTACTTCGCAAGGCAAGTCGCTGATAGCGATGAGCTTCTTGGCGGTAGAATCGCTCTCGCTGAAAACTAGCAATTACAAGGGGTTGGGCTAAAGTCGCAGCCAAAACTTGATCTTCCATCGCGTGGGAGAGCGCCGTTAGTGAAGCCTTAAAATATAGCTGGGGCCGCAAGTATGGTAGGGACTTTAGCAGATCGCTCAGCACAGAAGTCGAAATGCTCATGAATTATTGTTAAACGCTCAACCTCGATCAGATCCACGTCACAGCTGCATTGTACAAATTCCAAGGGACTCTCAAGTTAAATAGAGAGTTGCAATATGTAAAGAACGCTAAAATGCGCTTTTCGCCCAAGCAGGCGCAACATTTTGTTACCAAATTGATTTGTTGATTGACAACCTACTACGCTCAATATACATTCTTGACTAACTTGGAAATATGCTTGCACAGGTAAAATCTGGCAAATTTAAGTACCAAGACAACTGATTACTATATCTTTTTGACTTTATTTTCACAAACGACCACCGATAATTGAGACTTCATGCGTCGGCGTAGACATCGCCCACTTGAGATTCACACCAACTAAATAAATTTTCTTACCCAAAAACCATTACTGCCGTATAATTCAATCCATAATTATTGATTAAAGTAAATTAATCAATTAGCGATCGCAAGTTTGTCTAATTAAACACCACAGATATTCAAGACAAAATCATATAATAGTTTAGGGAAGAAATACTCTCTTTACCCAATAAGAAGCGGAAATTTCGTATTTTCGCTGAGTATATTATATATATCGTATCTTGAGAAAATTCAACGACCAGAGAATTATCTAAAAATCCCAGCTTCCTGTATTGAGTTTAGACTTAGTACAATATAAATTTATAAATATTTACTTATATGGATTTGAGTGCTGCTATTTTTTCAGCAGGACATAAGAATTATTTTGGCTAGAATAGCTCAAACAAGTTTTTAGAGAGCGGATTTTTTCTCCAAATACCACAAAAATCTACAACCTACCTGTACGCGGAACTTTGGCTAATGACACCGGATACGCTAATGACCCCGGAAAAAATTTTCCTGGATGGAAAAACTTTTATTCCTGCCGAACAATTACCTATCCCGGAGTGGCCTTGTGTTGTGAGTGAAAGATCGCAACCGACACTGACGGTTAAAGATGATGATTTATTTTTTGTGACAGATACTATCGGGAATATTTCTGGCTGTTCCCTCAATGATGGCAATCCCAGTATGGGACTGTTTTGTTGTGATACAAGATTTCTGAATCGCTTGGAGTTGCAAATTGAAGGGCGATCGCCTGTACTTCTCAGTAGTACTGCTGAAAAAGGGTTTTCCCTCTCAGCTTTGTGTACTAACCCCAAAATCGACGAACGCCTCAGAGCCGAAACTATCGGAATTCGGCGAGAAATAGTCCTCAATGGCGCACTATTTGAAGAAATAGAGATATCTAACTACAGCACAACAACTGTCAATTTTGAACTAAGCCTTAGCTTCGATGCAGATTTTGTTGATTTGTTTGAAGTCAGGGGTTATGACAGAGAAAAACGAGGTAGGCTTTTACGGCTAGTAGAACCGACGACGGAAGAAGGAATCATTGATGCCGTTTCATCAGTACCCAAAGACCCATCAACTTTTAGGGAAGAATCCTTAACACTTGCCTATCAAGGTTTGGATGGATCTGTGATGGAATCTCGGATTTTATTCCAGCATCGGCAACCAGACTATTTCAAGGGTTACACTGCGGTTTGGCAGCTAGAGTTGGCTTCTCACGAAACCCAAAAACTGGGTTATCGGGTGAATATGTTGAAAAATAACCAATCTAGTTCAACCGTAAGCGCCGCCACTACATTAGGACAGGCGAAAGCTGCTGAGTTGATGGAGGAGCAAAACTGGGTACAGCAAATTACCCGCATTAGCTCAGATAAAAGCACCTTCAATCGAGTGATTGAGCGGGCCGAGCAAGATATGTATTTGTTGCGCCAGTCTTTTGGTAAGCATAAGACTGTTTCGGCGGGAGTGCCGTGGTTTTCTACGCTATTTGGGCGGGATTCGCTGATTACAGCTTCCCAAACCCTGATGTTAAACTCGCAAATCGCCAAAGAGACTCTGATATTACTGGCGACATACCAAGGTAAATTCGACGACGAATGGCGCGAAGAAGAACCGGGTAAGATTTTGCACGAGTTACGTTTGGGAGAAATGGCTCGTTGTCAAGAAATTCCCCATACACCATACTACGGTACTGTTGATGCAACTCCTCTGTGGCTAATGTTGTATGCCGAACATTATGCTTGGACTCACGATCAAGAACTCTTAGAGCTACTTTGGCCCAATGCTCTAGCAGCAATGGAGTGGATCGATCGCAATACTAAACAAAACAGTTACCTCAGCTACTTCCGTATATCTAAACGCGGTCTGGCTAACCAAGGTTGGAAAGACTCTGGCGACTGCATTGTAAACCACAAGGGAGAATTAGCTAACGGCCCAATTGCCCTTTGTGAGGTGCAAGCTTACGTCTATGCTGCAAAAATGCGCCTAGCAGAAATAGCGAGGATGAAAAAGCGCCTTGATTTAGCAGATCGTTGGCAAGAAGAGGCTAGAAGTCTGAAGGTTCGTTTTAATCGAGATTTTTGGGTGGAAGACCAAGATTTCTGCGCCTTGGCTTTGGATGGAGATGGCAAACCAGTAGACAGTATTACCTCAAATCCCGGTCATTGTCTGCATTTGGGTCTTTTCACCCACGAAAGAGCCTATAGTGTAGCAGAGCGGTTGCGAGCGCCAGATATGTTTAATGGTTGGGGCATTCGTACCCTGAGTAGTTTGTCACCCGCTTACAATCCAATGGGTTATCACACTGGTTCGGTTTGGCCCCATGATAACGCTCTGATTGCAATGGGATTGCGATCGCTGGGTCTGATCGATCAAGCCTTAGAACTTTTCCAAGGTTTATTCGATATGACTAGTCGGCAGCCTTACCAACGTCCTCCAGAACTATTCTGCGGTTACGAACGGAACGGCGATAATGCCCCTGTGCAGTATCCAGTTGCCTGCACTCCCCAAGCTTGGGCTACTGGTAGTGTCTTTCAACTGCTGCAAATGATGGTCAACTTAGTACCTGATGCTCAAAATAACTGCTTGCGAATAATCGACCCCGCTTTACCAGAATCGATTAATCGCCTGTCATTTCATAATTTGCGAGTCGGCCCCACCATCCTCGATTTAGAATTCGAGCGTTCTGGGACTACGACTGCTTGTCGTGTTGCGAAAAAACGGGGCAATTTGCGGGTAGTTATCGAAGCATAGAAAAAGTAGGGAGTGGTGAACGTTCTACTCCCTATTTTATGATTGGTGCGATCGATCTAAGAGGATGTTCGAAAAGTCCTCTTGTCGGTATCAAAAGTTTTAGATCCCCCTAAATCCCCCTTAAAAAGGGGGACTTTGACTCCGGTTCCCCCCTTTTTAAGGGGGGTTAGGGGGGATCTAAAAGTGCCTAAAATCACAGTGAAATACTTTTCAAACACCCTCTAAGCATGACCTGAAATTCAGCACAGGGCTTTTTGCATCCACTCCAACGTAGTGTTATTTTGCTTCATCGCTAGTGTGTAGAGTTCTCAATAATTGCTCTGTAAGCTCTATCAATTCATATACAGAATTTTGTGTAAGTTCTGTAGTTTTGAAGCCATGAGCAATAGAATTACGTAATAGGAGTGCATTCATTAGTAACTGATACTCAAATTTTGAAATTACACCTTCAATTGCTAATTGCTTCACTAAGTAGAGTGGATCAAATCTTTCTAAACTTAACTCTTCCTTTTGGGCAATAAGTCTCAAAGTTGCTTCTACCAAAGACCAAGAATATAAGATAGCTGATTCTGGATGTTGCGTTGTAAGTTGCCTTGCTACTTCCAACTGTGATTCTATTTCATGTTCTTGAAGAGAACCTTCTGCTTTCAGAGAATACATTATATCCTCCGGGTTGGTCATTACTAAATTCAAATCTCCAACCAGGATGTTTTTCTACTGCTTTAGCTAAATTACCTAAGTATTGATTAGAAGAAGATTTAAGTGAGGAGCGTGACTTCACTTCAATAACTACGCTAGTAACCTACTAAGCACGAAAAAGACATCTATACCTCATAGTCTAGGCAAGATGTATTTACGTTGTCAATACACTTTGTTGTAAAAACCTACAGTTAGAATTCAGGACTGAATCTTGATGCGTGCCAGAACCTTAAAATACTTAGCTGTTTATTGTCTTCCTCAACCTGATAAATAATACCATACGACTTTAGGATTAACTTTTGAATGTTAGGTTAATCAAATTCCGATTCAAGAATGGTAATAAATTTCTGCTAAAAAAAGGGTTAAGGATGTAAAACAACCATAATTTACACCCAAACTCCTAAGTCCTAAATTTTATGCTTCTTCAGAATTTTCACTCTTACGTCCTGGAGATGCTTCGTAAAGTGCATCAAGATGTTGACGCGCATCTTCAACGTTAATCGAACGCATTACCAAAAGCGGCTCTTTAATTAAGTTGCCCGCGCTATCTAATAACTCTGGATGGGGTACAAACCGTTTCTTCGATGAATAATAACCGTAGTTACCTTGATTATTCATTGGCGAGGAATTCGTTGGGTAAGTTCGCTCCCGATCGAAACTGAACATAATCAGGTTACGAATTAAGTTGCCAACAGCCATAAATGCAAGGATTGTAAAAGCAAGAATGTAAAGCAGATGTAACATTGGATTTTCCTCCAGAACAGCAATTTTTAAAACTTTATTTTGTAATTCTTTATTTCGCCGATACTGTGAGTCACAGTTAAGACGAGCATTCTAAGCACTTCTTATGCGCTTACATCTATATGAAGCTATTTGTCAACCGTTATTCCACTTACGGTAGCATAGGATACATTATTTTGTTAATCTAAATAATGTTAAGAAATTGTTAAGCTTTTGGTACTATCTCTGTGATGACTGATTTAGCGTCTTTTCGTTAGATATTGCTAAGTAGTCTGCGGAAATTTAACAGATGCTCCCATCTATTTAGACTTCACGCCCTTGACGAAAGCGCATTGCGACATTCCAGCATTCAGTTACTAATTGATGCCAAGGCATTAATGTTGCCATATCAATCCCGACTTGTTTATCAGTAGCAGTAAATAGCATCTTTGCCGTACTTAGTTCATCT
Protein-coding sequences here:
- a CDS encoding orange carotenoid protein N-terminal domain-containing protein; protein product: MSFTIKSAQSIFPGTLVADVVPAVVESFSQLNAEDQLALLWFAYTEMGRSITVAAPGAANMILAQGLLEQIKQMPFEAQTRVMYDLANRADSPLCRSYASFTVNIKLGFWYQLGEWMAQGIVAPIPEGYKLSAKAADVLEAIRNADSGQQITILRNTVVSMGFDPNAPGSYKKVSEPVSPPTAPAFRTKVTIEGIANPTVLGYINNMNANDFDAAVALFTSEGALQPPFERPIIGQDGIRAYMREECQGLKMIPERGISEPVEDNYTQVKVTGKVQTPWFGASVGMNIAWRFLLDPQGKIFFVAIDLLASPKELLNLVRK
- the trpE gene encoding anthranilate synthase component I; the encoded protein is MVFPDFSEFSQLALQGNFVPVYQEWVADLDTPVSAWYKVCAGQPYSFLLESIEGGEKLGRYSLVGCDPLWVLEARGDRTTQLNRDGSQVVFAGDPFTTLAECLAPYHPVKLPQLPPGIGGLFGFWGYELINWIEPRVPIYPQDERNIPDGLWMQVDHLLIFDQIKRKIWAIAYADLRDPNVDLHAAYQQAGDRVTQMLEKLSLPLSPEKTRLEWNPPGSRGAEEQGSRGAEEYKSNFTRPDFCASVQKAKDHIKAGDIFQVVISQRLSTAYTGDPFALYRSLRQINPSPYMAYFNFQDWQIIGSSPEVMVKAETDPDGGVIATVRPIAGTRPRGKTTQEDAAFAQDLLEDPKEVAEHVMLVDLGRNDLGRVCQNGSVKVDELMVVERYSHVMHIVSNVVGKLALDKTAWDLLKASFPAGTVSGAPKIRAMEIIHELESSRRGVYSGVYGYYDFEGQLNTAIAIRTMVVHDKTVSVQAGAGLVADSEPEKEYEETLNKARGLLEAIRCLR
- the psaD gene encoding photosystem I reaction center subunit II, which codes for MAETLSGQTPLFPGSTGGLLKKAEVEEKYAITWTSPKEQVFELPTGGAATMRKGENLLYIARKEYGIFLGGQQLRRKFKITDYKIYRILPNGETTLLHPADGEFPEKVNAGREKVRYVPRSIGQNPNPSQLKFSGKATHDV
- a CDS encoding DICT sensory domain-containing protein; the protein is MSISTSVLSDLLKSLPYLRPQLYFKASLTALSHAMEDQVLAATLAQPLVIASFQRERFYRQEAHRYQRLALRSNQIYVLSAPETDFTNSSEHYEKIAFEPKDGLSHEWHLVVIADNYATCLVCRESLGSIAKNKQLPELSPNLDIDTARRFEGVWTSERGVSLKAAELLLDRILVYRPELANKIEEARQRFGIGQPRSNSGAEQFNEYACDIDTDPFVQRLVTYLQASQYKLHKAYRSIAAQARKERLVNSISTAIRRSLDPHEVLQVAAQELGQHLEACRCLIYRAQATDSQAIIEHEFLNPGILSVRGQTWELEKNSLFQDIVQQGEGVCISDTLNDPRVNNSPGLSLIAKKFAIRSWLMEPVFYQGRLLGIVELHYCRMPPHECQPGELDLVEAIATQVGAALIQAEAYANLEELNQQLEALDRTRSNLIAITGHELRTPLSTIQVCLESLASEPDMPLELQQIMLNTALSDSERMRKLVQDFLTLSNLESGRVQWHPESLTLQECVDLALSRNRPRSSTEKPPKIKTQISENLPLVRADGDWLVEVLAKLMDNACKFTPSEGEITIKAICNSHQMVEVTVADTGRGIEPNRLEVVFDRFYQEEGALRRTTGGTGLGLAICRQIVNGWGGKIWAESTGKDRGSQFHFTIPIVQNSHEEKRAKVKSK
- a CDS encoding amylo-alpha-1,6-glucosidase, which translates into the protein MTPDTLMTPEKIFLDGKTFIPAEQLPIPEWPCVVSERSQPTLTVKDDDLFFVTDTIGNISGCSLNDGNPSMGLFCCDTRFLNRLELQIEGRSPVLLSSTAEKGFSLSALCTNPKIDERLRAETIGIRREIVLNGALFEEIEISNYSTTTVNFELSLSFDADFVDLFEVRGYDREKRGRLLRLVEPTTEEGIIDAVSSVPKDPSTFREESLTLAYQGLDGSVMESRILFQHRQPDYFKGYTAVWQLELASHETQKLGYRVNMLKNNQSSSTVSAATTLGQAKAAELMEEQNWVQQITRISSDKSTFNRVIERAEQDMYLLRQSFGKHKTVSAGVPWFSTLFGRDSLITASQTLMLNSQIAKETLILLATYQGKFDDEWREEEPGKILHELRLGEMARCQEIPHTPYYGTVDATPLWLMLYAEHYAWTHDQELLELLWPNALAAMEWIDRNTKQNSYLSYFRISKRGLANQGWKDSGDCIVNHKGELANGPIALCEVQAYVYAAKMRLAEIARMKKRLDLADRWQEEARSLKVRFNRDFWVEDQDFCALALDGDGKPVDSITSNPGHCLHLGLFTHERAYSVAERLRAPDMFNGWGIRTLSSLSPAYNPMGYHTGSVWPHDNALIAMGLRSLGLIDQALELFQGLFDMTSRQPYQRPPELFCGYERNGDNAPVQYPVACTPQAWATGSVFQLLQMMVNLVPDAQNNCLRIIDPALPESINRLSFHNLRVGPTILDLEFERSGTTTACRVAKKRGNLRVVIEA
- a CDS encoding DUF2973 domain-containing protein gives rise to the protein MLHLLYILAFTILAFMAVGNLIRNLIMFSFDRERTYPTNSSPMNNQGNYGYYSSKKRFVPHPELLDSAGNLIKEPLLVMRSINVEDARQHLDALYEASPGRKSENSEEA